The following proteins are co-located in the Scomber scombrus chromosome 2, fScoSco1.1, whole genome shotgun sequence genome:
- the LOC133994161 gene encoding phosphatidylinositol 5-phosphate 4-kinase type-2 beta isoform X2, with amino-acid sequence MSSNCSSAAPVSASKTKTKKKHFIGQKVKLFRASEPILSVLMWGVNHTINELSNVPVPVMLMPDDFKAYSKIKVDNHLFNKENLPSRFKFKEYCPMVFRNLRERFCIDDQDYQNSLTRSAPLNSDSQGRFGNRFLSSYDHRFVIKTVSSEDIAEMHNILKKYHQFIVECHGNTLLPQFLGMYRLTVDGVETYMVVTRNVFSHRLTVHRKYDLKGSTVSREASDKEKAKELPTFKDNDFLNEGQKLQIGDDNKKYFLEKLKRDVEFLATLKIMDYSLLVGIHDVERAEQEEMDVEGAADEEEYENDGMGGGVLTGSFGTPPDSPGNPLNCGGFFGPGEFDPSVDVYAIKSNDSAVKKEVYFMAIIDILTHYDAKKKAAHAAKTVKHGAGAEISTVNPEQYSKRFYEFMSNILS; translated from the exons ATGTCATCCAACTGCTCCAGCGCTGCGCCCGTCAGCGCCAGCAAAACCAAGAcgaaaaagaagcattttataGGACAGAAAGTGAAACTATTCCGTGCGAGTGAGCCCATTCTCAGCGTTTTAATGTGGGGTGTCAACCATACG aTTAACGAGTTAAGTAATGTGCCTGTACCAGTAATGCTGATGCCAGATGACTTTAAAGCCTACAGTAAGATCAAAGTGGACAACCACCTATTTAACAA AGAAAACCTGCCTAGTCGCTTTAAGTTCAAAGAATACTGTCCCATGGTGTTCAGAAACCTGAGGGAGAGGTTCTGCATCGATGACCAGGACTACCAG AACTCTCTGACGAGGAGCGCCCCACTCAACAGCGACTCCCAGGGTCGCTTCGGCAACCGCTTCCTGTCCAGCTATGACCACCGCTTTGTAATCAAAACCGTGTCCAGTGAGGACATCGCCGAGATGCACAACATCCTAAAGAAATACCACCAG TTTATAGTGGAGTGTCATGGCAACACGCTGCTCCCTCAGTTCCTGGGCATGTACAGGCTAACAGTAGACGGCGTGGAGACGTACATGGTGGTGACCCGGAATGTATTCAGCCATCGCCTCACCGTACATCGCAAATATGACCTGAAG GGTTCTACGGTCTCAAGGGAAGCCAGCGACAAGGAGAAG GCTAAAGAACTCCCCACTTTTAAAGACAACGACTTCCTGAATGAAGGCCAGAAGCTGCAGATAGGAGACGACAACAAGAAGTACTTTTTGGAAAAGCTAAAACGTGACGTAGAG ttcCTGGCCACCCTGAAGATCATGGACTACAGTCTCCTGGTGGGCATCCATGACGTGGAGCGggcagagcaggaggagatgGACGTGGAGGGCGCCGCAGACGAGGAGGAGTACGAGAACGACGGAATGGGCGGAGGCGTGCTCACGGGCTCCTTCGGCACCCCACCCGACAGCCCCGGAAACCCCCTCAACTGCGGAGGATTCTTCGGCCCCGGAGAGTTCGACCCCTCCGTGGACGTTTACGCAATCAAGAGCAACGACA GTGCTGTGAAGAAGGAGGTATACTTCATGGCTATCATCGACATCCTCACGCACTACGACGCTAAGAAAAAAGCTGCACATGCTGCCAAAACTGTGAAACACGGG GCGGGGGCGGAGATCTCGACGGTGAACCCGGAGCAGTACTCCAAACGATTCTACGAGTTCATGTCCAACATCTTGTCATAG
- the psmb3 gene encoding proteasome subunit beta type-3 — MSIMSYNGGAVMAMRGKNCVAIAADRRFGIQAQMVTTDFEKIFPMGERLYIGLAGLATDVQTVSQRLKFRLNLYELKEGRQIKPKTFMSMVSNLLYEKRFGPYYIEPVIAGLDPKTLEPFICSLDLIGCPMVTEDFVVSGTCSEQMYGMCESLWEPDMEPEDLFETISQAMLNAVDRDAVSGMGVVVHVIEKDKITTRTLKARMD; from the exons ATG TCTATTATGTCCTATAATGGAGGGGCCGTCATGGCCATGCGGGGGAAGAACTGCGTGGCGATCGCAGCTGACCGGAGGTTTGGCATTCAGGCTCAGATGGTCACAACAGACTTTGAGAAGATCTTCCCCATGGGAGAGAGGCTGTACATCGGGCTGGCTGGACTGGCCACTGACGTTCagacagt GTCCCAGAGGcttaaattcagactgaacctGTACGAGCTGAAGGAGGGACGCCAGATCAAGCCCAAGACCTTCATGAGCATGGTGTCTAACCTGCTGTATGAAAAGAG GTTTGGACCATACTACATCGAGCCTGTGATCGCTGGACTAGATCCCAAAACCTTGGAGCCATTCATCTGCTCCCTGGATTTGATCGGTTGCCCCATGGTGACGGAGGACTTTGTCGTGAGCGGTACCTGCTCGGAGCAGATGTACGGCATGTGTGAATCTTTGTGGGAGCCAGACATG GAACCAGAGGACCTGTTCGAGACCATCTCCCAGGCAATGCTCAATGCAGTTGATAGAGATGCTGTGTCTGGTATGGGCGTGGTCGTACATGTAAT TGAGAAAGACAAGATCACCACACGAACCCTGAAGGCCAGGATGGACTAG
- the cwc25 gene encoding pre-mRNA-splicing factor CWC25 homolog produces MGGGDLNLKKSWHPQTMKNIERVWKAEQKHEAECKKIEELQKELKEERAREEITKYAEVTGAIKKKDDRLDWMYQGPAGQVSRDEYLMGRPIDKQITEQYEEPESGPSAETGLLPGSIFNPTTPASNLDMAAKIREDPLFEIRKREEAKKREVLSNPVKMKKIKEMLRQNLDKKDKKKKRKKDKKEKKGDKERRKEKKHKRRSTSSSSEDEDDKKHRSHSRYESSSDTKSHHHHVPGYGLQLPAGRQHQSSASNNHSGRRDRSRTRSPHRNHRESHSSSSSSSHRNDRKVQPRAPSPQRQNYHRQRNYVSKKLSAEELEQKRLDMMDQAKQREEDRENNVRRYKRQDEQEKQREQNVKRDRHAGFIHNMKLESAASSSLEDRVKRNIHSIQRTAASLDNFMKR; encoded by the exons ATGGGGGGCGGTGACCTG AACTTGAAGAAGAGCTGGCATCCCCAGACTATGAAAAACATAGAGCGCGTCTGGAAAGCCGAGCAGAAACATGAAGCCGAGTGTAAGAAGATCGAAGAGCTCCAGAAAGAGCTGAAAGAGGAACGAGCTCGagaagaaattacaaaatacgCAGAGGTCACGGGCGCCATCAA aaaaaaagatgatcgCCTCGACTGGATGTACCAGGGCCCTGCCGGTCAGGTGTCCAGAGACGAGTATCTGATGGGACGTCCCATCGACAAGCAGATCACCGAACAATACGAGGAGCCCGAGAGCGGTCCATCAGCGGAGACCGGCCTCCTGCCCGGGTCTATCTTCAACCCGACCACCCCCGCCTCCAACCTCGACATGGCTGCCAAGATCAGGGAAGACCCCCTGTTTGAAATCAG GAAACGCGAGGAAGCAAAGAAGAGAGAAGTGTTGTCTAATCCAGTGAAGATGAAGAAAATCAAAGAAATG CTGCGCCAGAATCTTGAcaagaaagacaagaagaagaagaggaagaaggacaagaaggagaagaaaggagacaaagagagaagaaaggagaagaagcaCAAGAGGAGGAGCACGAGTTCGAGCTCAGAGGATGAAGACGATAAAAAACACAG gTCACATTCACGATACGAATCATCATCAGACACTAAATCTCATCACCATCATGTTCCAGGCTACGGCCTACAG CTTCCTGCAGGCAGGCAGCACCAGTCCTCAGCTTCTAACAACCACTCAGGGCGCCGCGACAGGAGCCGCACCCGATCGCCTCACAGGAACCACAGGGAGagtcactcctcctcctcctcttcctcacacagAAATGACAGGAAGGTCCAGCCCAGAGCTCCCAGCCCACAGAGACAGAATTACCACAGACAGAGGAACTACGTGTCCAA gaaGCTCTCTGCAGAGGAGCTGGAGCAAAAAAGGCTGGACATGATGGACCAGGCcaagcagagggaggaggacagagagaacaACGTGAGAAGATACAAGAGGCAAGACGAGCAGGAGAAGCAGCGGGAGCAAAATGTCAAGCGCGACCGCCACGCCGGATTTATCCA TAACATGAAGCTGGAGAGTGCTGCTAGTTCTTCCTtagaggacagagtgaagaggAACATCCACTCCATCCAGAGGACGGCCGCCTCCCTGGACAACTTCATGAAGagatga
- the LOC133994161 gene encoding phosphatidylinositol 5-phosphate 4-kinase type-2 beta isoform X1, protein MSSNCSSAAPVSASKTKTKKKHFIGQKVKLFRASEPILSVLMWGVNHTINELSNVPVPVMLMPDDFKAYSKIKVDNHLFNKENLPSRFKFKEYCPMVFRNLRERFCIDDQDYQNSLTRSAPLNSDSQGRFGNRFLSSYDHRFVIKTVSSEDIAEMHNILKKYHQFIVECHGNTLLPQFLGMYRLTVDGVETYMVVTRNVFSHRLTVHRKYDLKGSTVSREASDKEKAKELPTFKDNDFLNEGQKLQIGDDNKKYFLEKLKRDVEFLATLKIMDYSLLVGIHDVERAEQEEMDVEGAADEEEYENDGMGGGVLTGSFGTPPDSPGNPLNCGGFFGPGEFDPSVDVYAIKSNDSEPRPSHPSDLRAVKKEVYFMAIIDILTHYDAKKKAAHAAKTVKHGAGAEISTVNPEQYSKRFYEFMSNILS, encoded by the exons ATGTCATCCAACTGCTCCAGCGCTGCGCCCGTCAGCGCCAGCAAAACCAAGAcgaaaaagaagcattttataGGACAGAAAGTGAAACTATTCCGTGCGAGTGAGCCCATTCTCAGCGTTTTAATGTGGGGTGTCAACCATACG aTTAACGAGTTAAGTAATGTGCCTGTACCAGTAATGCTGATGCCAGATGACTTTAAAGCCTACAGTAAGATCAAAGTGGACAACCACCTATTTAACAA AGAAAACCTGCCTAGTCGCTTTAAGTTCAAAGAATACTGTCCCATGGTGTTCAGAAACCTGAGGGAGAGGTTCTGCATCGATGACCAGGACTACCAG AACTCTCTGACGAGGAGCGCCCCACTCAACAGCGACTCCCAGGGTCGCTTCGGCAACCGCTTCCTGTCCAGCTATGACCACCGCTTTGTAATCAAAACCGTGTCCAGTGAGGACATCGCCGAGATGCACAACATCCTAAAGAAATACCACCAG TTTATAGTGGAGTGTCATGGCAACACGCTGCTCCCTCAGTTCCTGGGCATGTACAGGCTAACAGTAGACGGCGTGGAGACGTACATGGTGGTGACCCGGAATGTATTCAGCCATCGCCTCACCGTACATCGCAAATATGACCTGAAG GGTTCTACGGTCTCAAGGGAAGCCAGCGACAAGGAGAAG GCTAAAGAACTCCCCACTTTTAAAGACAACGACTTCCTGAATGAAGGCCAGAAGCTGCAGATAGGAGACGACAACAAGAAGTACTTTTTGGAAAAGCTAAAACGTGACGTAGAG ttcCTGGCCACCCTGAAGATCATGGACTACAGTCTCCTGGTGGGCATCCATGACGTGGAGCGggcagagcaggaggagatgGACGTGGAGGGCGCCGCAGACGAGGAGGAGTACGAGAACGACGGAATGGGCGGAGGCGTGCTCACGGGCTCCTTCGGCACCCCACCCGACAGCCCCGGAAACCCCCTCAACTGCGGAGGATTCTTCGGCCCCGGAGAGTTCGACCCCTCCGTGGACGTTTACGCAATCAAGAGCAACGACAGTGAGCCTCGTCCTTCACATCCGTCTGACTTAC GTGCTGTGAAGAAGGAGGTATACTTCATGGCTATCATCGACATCCTCACGCACTACGACGCTAAGAAAAAAGCTGCACATGCTGCCAAAACTGTGAAACACGGG GCGGGGGCGGAGATCTCGACGGTGAACCCGGAGCAGTACTCCAAACGATTCTACGAGTTCATGTCCAACATCTTGTCATAG